From Stenotrophomonas nitritireducens, the proteins below share one genomic window:
- a CDS encoding BON domain-containing protein, with amino-acid sequence MKRLHLRSALLIAAALPTCTPVATATALPAQEAPPAVDSGDRAAEQPGSDAWISREVKARLLRVRDTPGMEIHVQTRGGMVSLSGQVGSQSEADRMSAAAAAVDGVISVDDSGLVIGEPAN; translated from the coding sequence ATGAAACGCCTGCACCTGCGAAGTGCTTTGTTGATTGCAGCCGCCCTTCCCACCTGCACTCCCGTGGCCACCGCCACTGCCCTGCCCGCGCAGGAGGCGCCTCCAGCCGTCGATAGCGGCGACCGCGCTGCCGAGCAACCAGGAAGTGACGCCTGGATAAGCCGCGAAGTGAAAGCAAGGTTGCTGCGTGTGCGGGATACGCCGGGCATGGAGATCCACGTGCAGACGCGTGGCGGGATGGTGTCACTGAGCGGCCAGGTCGGCAGCCAGAGCGAGGCCGACCGCATGAGCGCCGCAGCCGCCGCCGTGGATGGCGTGATCAGCGTCGACGATAGCGGCCTGGTCATCGGTGAACCGGCCAATTGA
- a CDS encoding alkaline phosphatase D family protein: protein MTTNIDRRRLIIGASLGLGALLLPLGRAFAAQIQAAKGFTHNVASGEPGPNSMLLWTRYVPAGDTDETTLQAEIASDRAFRNVVAAASVRTGSYRDWTAKLTLAGLQPGITYWYRFIAADGSHSPTGRTRTLPIGDVARFRLGLFSCANLPMGWFNAYAHAAQREDMDLWLHVGDYLYEYGIGAYKAQDRIAEREVMPAHEHEMISLLDYRMRLACYRADADLQALHQNAAMVALWDDHESANDSWEGGAQNHQPASEGDWNTRKAAAMQAYREWMPVSDEPWKAYPIGNLGTLYRTESRLLGRTQPADIGSAYKAGTDAALEAFRDGPWQDPSATMLGLEQETWLHDALKANAARNQWQLVGMGTILGRTVMPAETLGMLRSDASERSVQAFKNNVHGARLGLPMWMDRWDGYPAARARLLQAAQSADANLVMLSGDSHNAWAYSLQHEGRPAGVEFAVQAVTSGGIEGSLAAAPDAVARAFMASNPELSWCDTSQRGYAMIDITPASISGEWVFMQSIKTRSIATAGSHRMSAEKDRKAFS, encoded by the coding sequence ATGACCACCAACATCGACCGCCGCCGTCTGATCATTGGCGCCAGCCTCGGGCTGGGCGCGCTGCTGCTTCCGCTCGGCCGCGCCTTCGCCGCGCAGATCCAGGCGGCCAAGGGCTTTACCCACAACGTCGCCAGCGGCGAACCCGGCCCCAATTCGATGCTGCTATGGACCCGCTACGTGCCCGCCGGCGACACCGACGAGACCACCCTGCAGGCGGAGATCGCCAGCGACCGCGCGTTCCGCAATGTGGTTGCAGCCGCCAGCGTACGCACCGGCAGCTACCGCGACTGGACCGCCAAGCTCACCCTGGCCGGCCTGCAGCCCGGCATCACCTACTGGTACCGCTTCATCGCCGCCGACGGCAGCCACTCCCCCACCGGCCGCACCCGCACCCTGCCGATAGGCGACGTGGCCCGTTTCAGGCTGGGCCTGTTCTCCTGCGCCAACCTGCCGATGGGCTGGTTCAACGCCTACGCGCATGCCGCGCAACGCGAGGACATGGACCTGTGGCTGCATGTGGGCGACTACCTCTACGAGTACGGCATCGGCGCGTACAAGGCACAGGACCGCATCGCCGAGCGCGAGGTGATGCCGGCTCACGAACACGAAATGATCTCGCTGCTGGACTACCGCATGCGCCTGGCCTGCTACCGCGCCGACGCCGACCTGCAGGCCCTGCACCAGAATGCGGCGATGGTGGCGTTGTGGGACGACCATGAAAGCGCCAACGACAGCTGGGAAGGTGGCGCGCAGAATCACCAGCCCGCCAGTGAAGGCGACTGGAATACCCGCAAGGCCGCCGCAATGCAGGCCTATCGCGAATGGATGCCGGTATCCGATGAACCGTGGAAGGCCTACCCGATCGGCAACCTCGGCACCTTGTACCGTACCGAATCCCGCCTGCTGGGCCGCACCCAACCCGCCGATATCGGCAGCGCCTACAAGGCCGGCACCGATGCCGCCCTGGAAGCCTTCCGCGATGGGCCGTGGCAGGATCCCTCGGCAACCATGCTCGGCCTGGAACAGGAAACCTGGCTCCATGACGCATTGAAAGCCAACGCCGCGCGCAATCAGTGGCAGCTGGTTGGCATGGGCACCATCCTCGGCCGCACCGTGATGCCAGCCGAAACGCTGGGCATGCTGCGCAGTGACGCCAGTGAGCGCAGCGTGCAGGCCTTCAAGAACAACGTGCATGGCGCACGGCTTGGGCTGCCGATGTGGATGGACCGCTGGGATGGCTATCCGGCTGCCCGGGCGCGCCTGTTGCAGGCAGCGCAAAGTGCCGATGCCAATCTGGTGATGCTGTCCGGTGACAGCCACAACGCCTGGGCGTACTCGCTGCAACACGAGGGCAGGCCTGCGGGCGTGGAGTTCGCTGTTCAGGCTGTCACTTCCGGCGGTATCGAAGGCAGCCTCGCCGCCGCACCGGATGCCGTTGCGCGCGCCTTCATGGCCAGCAACCCGGAACTGAGCTGGTGCGACACCTCGCAGCGCGGCTACGCCATGATCGATATCACACCGGCAAGCATCAGCGGCGAATGGGTGTTCATGCAGAGCATCAAGACACGTAGCATCGCAACCGCAGGCAGCCACCGGATGAGTGCAGAGAAGGACAGGAAAGCCTTCAGCTAA
- a CDS encoding TonB-dependent receptor domain-containing protein translates to MLEVKKSALVSAILAALCVSPDLLAQQVTDGSSQTIGSGSLRGRVLNTATGEYVRNAEVRIEGSRNVSYSQEGGHFQLTGIPAGDVTVQVKYTGLQEARLSASIDAGKTTSVEVALKAPSYTAGGGDATDLDAIKVTASRDGQASAIMERRAAMNAKNVVAADNYGALTMGDVGEFMKSMPGLSLDYTEVDATAVRIGGLDPKYSTFTTDGARMATATSNNNSGRQNSFEQMSITGIESIELNNTLTAAMDADSPGGNINLRSKYAFQRTKRDIVFQLGAVGTSDSNWSGKYFPDDKKHDTIYPSGQFGFGDVFMDGRFGVEFNASYNANYVQQDRIQTDYAYKADGSAMPYRVMWRPGPKMTSRTAANLSLDYQITDELVASLRSTYSMYDVEYFNQYTYLIFGTTSKSEAAPGSTPNHIVVNPNGTNTRLHTQYSHRYAGTPAYLIAPKLEYKGEDWEAVLRGSYSGAEFNFRDTSKGFFQRTDSWLTGIGFTLDRPSESSHEWNLAQTGGRPWGDPSNFNRDAEIGYNVRSAESDALNDQYGVNLDLKRHLSFNDTPVTLMGGLGTRRNDWRTNEGSYQQYKYVGPNGSQTDPGASVPWTNNYDFEIIGTGAGNMNQQGWRADSNYAMYDIFQEHPEYFVPDVVGNLKRRLDNNKRIQEEVDAAYIEAETRLGDARFDLGLRYEKTRTAARVADVRPVSEVTAAGLNVNTVEGLMYQYNNGRYTTRKGEYDDFFLSGGVKYDFTDKLVGQLSFSQSILRPDYGNLGGVVAVNDDTMIVSVPNAQLKPEHSTKYYASLQYYLEPSGLLGLSYYKLDMQDMQVTGITVNPEDVGFNPNDYEGYTFRSAQNAPGTSTNEGVVLEYNQQMTFLPGAWKGLSVYGSLTQVNPDGPRQNIPKQAANWGIRYNYGRFDFQINGNYQSEHRVSALSNTPTTANNGILYRDARELWNISASYKLTDNIDVMLAGRNIFNEPEVIYSNIPSRVQMYTVYGSMWNFGIRGRF, encoded by the coding sequence ATGCTCGAAGTAAAGAAGTCGGCGCTGGTCAGCGCCATCCTGGCAGCGCTTTGCGTTTCACCCGACCTGTTGGCGCAACAAGTCACAGACGGCAGCAGCCAGACCATTGGCAGCGGCAGCCTGCGTGGCCGCGTGCTCAACACTGCCACCGGCGAGTACGTCCGCAACGCCGAGGTGCGTATTGAAGGCAGCCGCAATGTCAGCTACTCGCAGGAAGGCGGACACTTCCAGTTGACCGGCATTCCCGCCGGCGATGTCACCGTGCAGGTGAAATACACCGGCCTGCAGGAAGCAAGACTCAGCGCTTCGATTGATGCCGGCAAGACCACCAGCGTCGAAGTCGCCTTGAAGGCGCCGTCCTATACCGCCGGTGGCGGCGATGCAACCGACCTGGATGCGATCAAGGTCACCGCTTCGCGCGACGGCCAGGCCAGCGCGATCATGGAGCGGCGCGCGGCGATGAACGCAAAGAACGTGGTGGCTGCCGACAATTATGGCGCGCTGACCATGGGCGATGTCGGTGAGTTCATGAAGTCGATGCCGGGCCTGTCGCTGGATTACACCGAGGTGGATGCCACCGCGGTGCGCATTGGCGGCCTGGACCCGAAGTACTCCACCTTCACCACCGATGGCGCGCGCATGGCCACGGCCACCTCGAACAATAATTCGGGCCGGCAGAACTCGTTCGAGCAGATGTCGATCACCGGCATCGAATCGATCGAGCTCAACAACACGTTGACCGCGGCGATGGATGCCGATTCGCCCGGTGGCAACATCAACCTGCGCAGCAAGTACGCGTTCCAGCGCACCAAGCGCGACATCGTGTTCCAGCTTGGAGCGGTGGGCACCTCCGATTCCAACTGGTCGGGCAAGTATTTTCCGGATGACAAGAAGCACGACACCATCTACCCATCCGGCCAGTTCGGCTTCGGCGACGTGTTCATGGACGGGCGCTTCGGCGTGGAGTTCAACGCCAGCTACAACGCCAACTATGTGCAGCAGGACCGCATCCAGACCGACTACGCCTATAAGGCTGATGGCAGCGCCATGCCCTACCGGGTGATGTGGCGCCCGGGCCCGAAGATGACCAGCCGCACCGCCGCCAACCTGAGCCTGGATTACCAGATCACCGATGAGCTGGTGGCGTCCCTGCGCAGCACCTACTCGATGTACGACGTGGAGTACTTCAACCAGTACACCTATCTGATCTTCGGCACCACCAGCAAGTCCGAAGCCGCGCCGGGTTCCACCCCCAACCACATCGTGGTCAATCCCAACGGCACCAATACCCGCCTGCACACCCAGTACTCGCACCGCTATGCCGGCACGCCGGCCTACCTGATCGCGCCCAAGCTGGAGTACAAGGGCGAGGACTGGGAAGCAGTGCTGCGCGGTAGTTATTCCGGTGCCGAGTTCAATTTCCGCGACACCAGCAAGGGCTTCTTCCAGCGCACCGACAGCTGGTTGACCGGCATCGGCTTCACCCTGGATCGCCCCTCGGAGAGCTCGCACGAATGGAACCTCGCCCAGACCGGCGGGCGCCCGTGGGGCGACCCAAGCAACTTCAACCGTGATGCCGAGATCGGCTACAACGTGCGCAGCGCGGAGTCCGATGCACTCAACGACCAGTATGGCGTCAACCTCGACCTGAAGCGCCACCTCAGCTTCAACGACACGCCGGTGACGCTGATGGGTGGCCTGGGCACGCGCCGCAATGACTGGCGCACCAATGAAGGCTCGTACCAGCAATACAAATATGTAGGCCCCAACGGCAGTCAGACCGATCCGGGTGCGAGCGTGCCGTGGACCAATAATTACGACTTCGAGATCATCGGTACCGGTGCCGGCAACATGAACCAGCAGGGTTGGCGCGCCGACAGCAACTACGCGATGTACGACATCTTCCAGGAACACCCGGAATACTTCGTGCCGGATGTGGTGGGAAACCTCAAGCGCCGGCTGGACAACAACAAGCGTATCCAGGAAGAAGTGGATGCGGCCTATATCGAAGCCGAAACCCGCCTGGGCGATGCCCGCTTCGACCTCGGCCTGCGTTATGAGAAGACCCGTACCGCCGCCCGCGTGGCCGACGTGCGCCCGGTCAGCGAGGTCACTGCCGCCGGCCTGAACGTCAATACCGTCGAAGGCCTGATGTACCAGTACAACAACGGCCGCTACACCACCCGCAAGGGCGAGTACGACGACTTCTTCCTCAGCGGCGGGGTCAAATACGACTTCACCGACAAGCTGGTTGGCCAGCTATCTTTCAGCCAGTCGATCCTGCGCCCGGACTACGGCAACCTCGGCGGCGTGGTGGCAGTCAACGACGACACCATGATCGTCAGCGTGCCCAACGCCCAGCTCAAGCCCGAGCATTCCACCAAGTACTACGCCAGCCTGCAGTACTACTTGGAGCCGTCGGGCCTGCTGGGCCTGTCGTACTACAAGCTGGATATGCAGGACATGCAGGTCACCGGCATCACCGTCAATCCGGAAGACGTCGGCTTCAACCCGAACGACTACGAGGGCTATACCTTCCGCAGCGCACAGAACGCACCGGGTACCAGCACCAACGAGGGCGTGGTGCTGGAATACAACCAGCAGATGACTTTCCTGCCCGGCGCCTGGAAGGGCCTGAGCGTGTATGGCTCACTGACCCAGGTGAACCCGGACGGCCCGCGCCAGAACATTCCCAAGCAAGCGGCCAACTGGGGCATCCGCTACAACTACGGCCGCTTTGATTTCCAGATCAACGGCAACTACCAGTCCGAGCACCGCGTCAGCGCGCTGAGCAATACGCCCACCACCGCCAACAACGGCATCCTCTACCGCGATGCACGTGAGCTGTGGAACATCAGCGCCAGCTACAAGCTCACCGACAACATCGACGTAATGCTGGCCGGCCGCAACATCTTCAACGAACCGGAAGTGATCTATTCCAACATCCCCAGCCGCGTGCAGATGTACACGGTATACGGCTCGATGTGGAACTTCGGCATCCGCGGCCGCTTCTGA
- a CDS encoding CorA family divalent cation transporter, which produces MLQCRTLATAAGGTAPASLWVDLCQPTPEELDQASRQVGFRIPDRAGISEIEFSSRVRVEGEALVLNLPRFQYEVEHMVGPLGFVVEPNALVVQREHRIDALEGVEAELAKHPCQGSADLFLRMIEHIVDRLADLLESLESTMSEFSRQAFNHPKGKRATRRLEQMLHEVGMMGRRIGALHNTLHGMLRMMNYLDEATPDWFGAEAPKRIKLVIKDLTSLSEFEQQLGDRNEFLLDSVLGLINMDQNEVMKVMAVASVVGIPPTVLVGVWGMNFASMPELHWHYGYAIALAAVGLSIVLPLLWFKRRGWI; this is translated from the coding sequence ATGCTCCAGTGCCGCACCCTTGCCACCGCCGCTGGCGGCACGGCGCCCGCCTCGCTGTGGGTGGACCTGTGCCAACCGACTCCGGAGGAACTGGACCAGGCGTCGCGGCAGGTGGGTTTCCGCATTCCCGACCGCGCCGGTATCAGCGAGATCGAGTTCAGCAGCCGGGTGCGCGTGGAAGGCGAGGCGCTGGTGCTGAACCTGCCGCGTTTCCAATACGAAGTTGAGCATATGGTCGGGCCGCTCGGGTTCGTGGTGGAGCCCAATGCACTGGTGGTGCAGCGCGAGCACCGCATCGATGCGCTGGAAGGCGTAGAGGCCGAACTGGCCAAGCACCCCTGCCAGGGCTCGGCCGATCTGTTCCTGCGCATGATCGAACATATCGTCGACCGCCTGGCCGATCTGCTGGAGTCGCTGGAAAGCACGATGAGCGAGTTCTCCCGGCAGGCGTTCAACCATCCCAAGGGCAAGCGGGCAACGCGGCGGCTGGAGCAGATGCTGCACGAGGTGGGCATGATGGGCCGGCGCATCGGCGCACTGCACAACACCCTGCACGGCATGCTGCGGATGATGAACTACCTGGATGAAGCCACCCCCGACTGGTTTGGCGCTGAGGCGCCAAAGCGCATCAAGCTGGTGATCAAGGACCTGACCTCCTTGAGTGAATTCGAGCAGCAACTGGGCGACCGCAACGAATTCCTGCTCGACAGCGTGCTGGGCCTGATCAACATGGACCAGAACGAGGTGATGAAAGTAATGGCGGTGGCCTCGGTGGTCGGTATTCCGCCGACCGTGCTGGTCGGCGTGTGGGGCATGAATTTCGCCTCGATGCCGGAACTGCATTGGCATTATGGCTACGCAATAGCGCTGGCTGCGGTGGGACTGAGCATCGTGCTGCCATTGCTGTGGTTCAAGCGGCGCGGCTGGATCTGA
- a CDS encoding DUF3817 domain-containing protein codes for MTPAGKLFAAAALIEGVTWAGLLIGMLLKYGTGTTELVVWLFGRLHGAAFLFYVAVSLYAWVKLRWPLWAILLALLAAVPPLVTVPLEMWFRRIGLLSARSA; via the coding sequence ATGACCCCCGCCGGCAAGTTGTTTGCCGCCGCTGCACTGATTGAAGGCGTTACCTGGGCCGGTCTGCTGATCGGCATGCTGCTCAAATACGGCACCGGCACCACCGAGCTGGTGGTGTGGTTGTTCGGCCGCCTGCACGGGGCGGCGTTCCTGTTCTACGTCGCGGTCAGCCTGTACGCCTGGGTGAAGCTGCGTTGGCCGCTGTGGGCGATATTGCTGGCCCTGCTGGCGGCGGTGCCACCGCTGGTGACCGTACCGCTGGAAATGTGGTTCCGCCGCATCGGCCTGCTGTCCGCGCGCAGCGCCTGA
- a CDS encoding CsbD family protein, whose protein sequence is MDRNRVEGTKHEIKGAIKEAAGKMTGNKTQQMAGNMEKNAGKAQKAMGKAADEVKHRHS, encoded by the coding sequence GTGGACCGCAATCGCGTTGAAGGCACCAAACACGAAATCAAGGGTGCCATCAAGGAAGCTGCTGGAAAGATGACCGGCAATAAAACCCAGCAGATGGCCGGCAACATGGAAAAAAATGCTGGAAAGGCGCAGAAAGCAATGGGCAAGGCAGCTGACGAGGTAAAGCATCGACATTCATGA
- the mdoH gene encoding glucans biosynthesis glucosyltransferase MdoH, translated as MSNSVTTSNGLDAGIAVLPAEHPLPMPEQSLRSGSLHVRRQKTAPANIGLRRLYVFGTTALTTLAATWLMARVLSSGGINVLEGCLLGLFVLLFAWIAMSFVSSLAGLQALLRGRRKLGIYPDTPLPQLRSRTALLMPTYNEDPRRMMAGLQAIYESVAATGQLEHFDFYVLSDTTRDAIGRAEEQVFARLVQATGGAERLYYRRRASNVGRKAGNIADWVRRFGGAYPQMLILDADSLMTGDVIVRLVSAMENHPSVGLIQSLPAVVGGRTAFARMQQFGGRVYGPVMAYGVAWWHGAESNYWGHNAVIRTQAFAEQAGLPELPGRKPFGGHVLSHDFVEAALMRRGGWAAHMVPYLHGSYEEGPPTLTDLLIRDRRWCQGNLQHSKVVTTPGLHWVSRVHMLIGIGHYFTAPMWAMLMLIGIAIPLIHGGIDLAQELHLKISPVHYWRGLDQNGVFWVFLVTMVALLSPKLMGYVAMLTSRKERIGCGGAARAFVSMLLETVLAALMAPVVMYVQSRGVAEVLAGKDSGWDAQQRDDGSISVRDLLRSYGGLSVFGVVMGVAAYVVSPSLAAWMAPVVIGMALAVPVVAWTSSRKAGDWLRRHGLLCIPEESAPPAVLLRAAELRAAALKEPLQD; from the coding sequence ATGAGCAACAGTGTCACCACCAGCAACGGTCTGGATGCCGGTATCGCCGTGCTGCCTGCCGAGCACCCGTTGCCGATGCCCGAGCAATCGCTGCGCAGCGGCTCCCTGCATGTGCGCCGACAGAAGACCGCGCCGGCCAACATCGGCCTGCGCCGCCTGTACGTGTTCGGCACGACCGCGCTGACCACGCTGGCGGCGACCTGGCTGATGGCGCGGGTGCTGTCCAGCGGCGGCATCAATGTGCTGGAAGGCTGCCTGCTGGGCCTGTTCGTGCTGCTGTTCGCGTGGATCGCGATGTCCTTCGTCAGCAGCCTGGCCGGCCTGCAGGCGCTGCTGCGCGGCCGCCGCAAGCTCGGTATCTACCCGGATACCCCGCTGCCGCAGCTGCGCAGCCGTACCGCCTTGCTGATGCCCACCTACAACGAAGACCCGCGCCGGATGATGGCCGGCCTGCAGGCGATCTACGAGTCGGTCGCGGCTACCGGGCAGCTGGAGCACTTCGATTTCTACGTGCTCAGCGACACCACCCGCGATGCGATCGGCCGCGCCGAGGAGCAGGTATTCGCGCGCCTGGTGCAAGCCACCGGCGGTGCCGAGCGGCTGTATTACCGGCGCCGCGCCAGCAATGTCGGGCGCAAGGCCGGCAACATCGCCGACTGGGTGCGCCGTTTTGGTGGCGCCTACCCGCAGATGCTGATCCTGGATGCCGACAGCCTGATGACCGGCGACGTGATCGTGCGGCTGGTCTCGGCGATGGAAAACCACCCCAGCGTAGGCCTGATCCAGTCGCTGCCGGCCGTGGTCGGCGGGCGCACCGCATTCGCCCGCATGCAGCAGTTTGGTGGCCGCGTCTACGGGCCGGTGATGGCCTACGGCGTGGCCTGGTGGCACGGCGCGGAAAGCAATTACTGGGGCCACAATGCGGTGATCCGCACCCAGGCCTTCGCCGAGCAGGCCGGCCTGCCGGAGCTGCCCGGGCGCAAGCCGTTTGGCGGCCATGTGCTGAGCCATGACTTCGTCGAGGCGGCGCTGATGCGCCGTGGTGGCTGGGCCGCGCACATGGTGCCCTACCTGCATGGCAGCTACGAAGAAGGCCCGCCCACGCTGACCGACCTGCTGATCCGCGACCGCCGCTGGTGCCAGGGCAACCTGCAGCATTCCAAGGTGGTCACCACGCCGGGCCTGCACTGGGTAAGCCGGGTGCATATGCTGATTGGTATCGGCCACTACTTCACCGCGCCGATGTGGGCGATGCTGATGCTGATCGGCATTGCCATTCCGTTGATCCATGGCGGCATCGATCTGGCCCAGGAGCTGCACCTGAAGATCTCGCCGGTGCATTACTGGCGCGGCCTGGACCAGAACGGCGTGTTCTGGGTGTTTCTGGTGACCATGGTGGCGTTGCTGTCGCCCAAGCTGATGGGCTATGTGGCGATGCTGACTTCGCGCAAGGAGCGCATTGGCTGCGGCGGTGCCGCGCGCGCTTTTGTTTCGATGCTGCTGGAGACCGTACTGGCAGCCTTGATGGCGCCGGTGGTGATGTACGTGCAGTCGCGCGGCGTGGCCGAAGTACTGGCCGGCAAGGACTCGGGCTGGGATGCACAGCAGCGCGATGACGGCAGCATTTCCGTGCGCGACCTGCTGCGCAGTTACGGCGGCCTGAGCGTATTCGGCGTGGTGATGGGCGTGGCCGCCTACGTGGTGTCGCCGTCATTGGCGGCCTGGATGGCGCCGGTGGTGATCGGCATGGCGCTGGCGGTACCGGTGGTGGCATGGACCTCCTCGCGCAAGGCCGGCGACTGGCTGCGCCGGCACGGCCTGCTGTGCATACCCGAAGAAAGCGCTCCCCCGGCCGTGCTGCTGCGCGCCGCCGAGCTGCGGGCAGCCGCGTTGAAAGAACCGCTGCAGGACTGA
- a CDS encoding alpha/beta hydrolase: MLETVEQQTGAVPEWSVIWLHGLGADGHDFAPIVPELVRPQWPAIRFVFPHAPKRPVSINNGMPMRAWYDIVSMDFRSRADATGVAESVQQLEALIAREQARGIPASRIVLAGFSQGGAIILSAGLKRSEPVAGLVALSTYLPEVDAAAAQLVEGATAQPVFMAHGSADPVIPLQVAEHSAQVLKTLGFDVQWQRYPMAHQVCDEEIHALGDWLQARFAQA; encoded by the coding sequence ATGCTGGAAACAGTGGAGCAGCAAACCGGCGCGGTGCCGGAATGGTCGGTGATCTGGTTGCATGGGCTCGGTGCCGATGGCCATGACTTCGCGCCGATCGTGCCCGAGCTGGTGCGCCCGCAGTGGCCTGCCATCCGCTTCGTGTTTCCGCATGCCCCCAAACGCCCGGTCAGCATCAACAACGGCATGCCGATGCGGGCGTGGTATGACATCGTCAGCATGGATTTCCGCAGCCGCGCCGACGCAACCGGTGTGGCCGAATCGGTGCAGCAGCTTGAAGCGTTGATCGCCCGCGAGCAGGCCCGCGGCATTCCCGCCAGCCGCATCGTGCTGGCCGGGTTCTCGCAGGGCGGGGCGATCATCCTGTCGGCCGGGCTCAAGCGCAGCGAGCCGGTGGCCGGGCTGGTGGCCTTGTCCACCTATCTGCCGGAAGTGGATGCCGCTGCGGCACAGCTGGTGGAAGGCGCGACCGCGCAGCCGGTGTTCATGGCCCATGGCAGCGCCGATCCGGTCATTCCGCTGCAGGTTGCCGAGCACAGTGCGCAGGTGCTGAAGACCTTGGGCTTCGACGTGCAATGGCAGCGTTACCCGATGGCCCACCAGGTCTGCGACGAGGAAATCCACGCGCTCGGCGACTGGCTGCAGGCCCGCTTCGCACAGGCCTGA